Within the Leisingera thetidis genome, the region ATCTCCGCCAGTTTCTTCAGCCGCTCGGCGATCCGCATGGTGCTGTCGTAGAGCGAGGGATCGCCCCAGACCAGGAACCCGGCCTTGCCGCCCGCGGGCAGGTGTGCGGTGATGTTCTGCCACCAGATCTCCGCGATGGCGTCGTGCCAGTCGTCGACCCGCTGGCGGTAGCTTTTGGTGGCCTCATCCCGCACCGGCAGGGCGAATTCGACGATCTTCGGGCCATCGCCCTTGATCGTCCGGTCGCAGATCGCGCGCCTGAGGCCCGCCAGGTCGTCCTTGCCCGCGCCCTTGTTGGGGATCAGGATCAAATCCTGCGCGTTCAGCGCGTCGATCGCCTGCAGTGTCATGTGCTGCGGGTTGCCGGTGCCGATGCCGATCAGGGAAAGCTCAATCATGACGGGGCCTTTCACGTGAAAACACGGCCCCCTATGGGGCCGCGCTGAGGGTCTTGCAAGTGTGCAGTTGCGGTCAGGAGCCTCCGCCGTCCGCGGGAGCGGTGGTCTTGGCTTCGACCGGTTCGCCCGCGACCATCAGCGGGCTGTGGCTGTTGGTGTTGAGCGAGACCTTCACCTCGGCCCCTTCGGGCAGCGATGGGATATGCATCCAGCCGGCATAAAGCCGGGCGAGTTTTTCACCGTTCACATAGATATGCGCATGGCCTTCGCCCGGCACATCCGCGGCGGAGGCGTTTTCGGGGGCAAACCGGAAGTTCTGCGGCAGCACTTGCAGGTTCCAGCCGGCCATCGGATCCTTGATCAGCTGAATCGCAACGCTGGGCGCATCGCTGCCCGCGGGCAGGTCGACAGCAGTGGAGTGATCATGGGCCATGGCCTCGGCATGAGTGCCGCCGTGATGGGCCGGGTCGCCGTGGTCGTGGCCGTCAAAGGTGACGCCATTGCCGGCGGCAATCACAAAACCGGCGCCGCCGCCAAAGATCAGGCCGATCGCGAAGAGAGCGAGAGAGCGGGACATCTTGTCATCCTCGGAAAAGAAAACCCCCGCCGGACAGAGCCGGCGGGGAGCAATGCGGAGCGGGATCAGGCTGCCGCGGCTTCGCGCTTGCCTTCGGCCTGCCAGAAGTAGCCGGCAAAGCTGCCCAGCAGCACCCAGGCGGCCATGCCGATGCCGAATGCACGGGCGGCAAACAGCGCGCCGATCTCGGTCGGAACCGGGCCCGAGAACGTTTCCGGCTCAGGTGCGCCGACGATATGCGGGGCCATCAGCAGGAGCGCCGCGACCAGGTAGCTGACCAGATTGCCGCCAAAGGCAATCAGCCACATGGCAACACCGGCCGCTGCGACGGTGACGGTCCACCAGACCTGGCGCACGCCGACGTCTGCGGCCGCGACACCCGGCACTTCCGGCGCCAGCGACAGGCCGGGCGCGAAGTGGAAGGTGATGAACCCCGCCAATCCCCACAGAAGGCCTGTGCGGGCATTGATCACATGCCCCTGGCGCTCGGCCACGGACATCAGCGCCGCCATCACCAGCGCATACCCGGTATAGGTCAGCATGGTGAAGATGATGCTGAGACCGTCGCGCATGGGCTCGGCGAACAGGCCGGGCAGATCGGGGTGGGCAGTTACGGGGGCAGCGCCGAAATGCACCAGCTCGCCGCCCTCGTAGAGTTCGGCGTGGAGCAGCACGGGCTGCACGAAATACAGCTGCAGCAGGGCGGTAATCAGCCCTGCTGCAGCGCCAGCGAACAGGCCGCTGGTCAGAATGCGACTGAACATGGCCTTAGTGGCAGGGGAAGCCGGTTGCGTGGCGCACGTCATGAGCGGCGTCATGCAGGGCGGATGCCTGCACATGGCCGGTCAGCGTGATGATCCCCAGGCCCAGAACCACGGCAAACAGCGCCGGAATTACAGTGGTGCCGGCGGCAGAAGCCTTAAGCGTCTTGGTCGTCATTGTCGTCCTCCTTGCCGTCACACCCGACGGCGTAAGTTTGCGTTCCCATACGGCCGGTCTCCTGACTCGCGGGTCGCTGCTGCCTTCCTCCTTCCCGGCGTCTTGCGCGCCAGTGGATAGTGGAAGGCCGCTCGCCGCTCACAGTCGCGGGGGCGGTTGAGGCTTCGGTGCCGCGATTTGGTCCACCGTCCTCATTCCCGTTTCAGTCCCAGTGCTTAGGCACTATCAGACACCATATCGGAGTGTTGTGCCCCGCGCGGGAGCGTCCGGTCAAGGAAGAAACCGCCAAGTTCCGGTCCTTCCGCGTCATGACCGGCGGGAAATCCCGCTGCTGGCGGATCAGGACAGACCGGCCGGTATCCGGGCGATCGCCTTGAACCGCAGCCCCCCCAGGGGACGGGCATCGGCGAAATTGCCGTCCGGGCTTTCGTGATACATCTGCAGGAAGGTCAGCAGGTCCGGCAGGTCCGCGGCGCTGATCTCCCCGAACAGATAGGCGGTCTTGCCGGTTTGGCGCACCGCCAGCGTCTGCGGCCGGGTGCAGCCGGACATGCAGTCCGCCTGTTGCAGCCGGGCGTCCACCCCTGCCGCCTCCAGCGCCGCCGAAACCTGCCCGGGCAGGGCAGGGTCGGCGCCGCGGCAGGTGCGGCAGAGGGTGAGGGTGAGGGTGGGCAGGCTCATTCCGGCTCGGCCAGCGGCCCGTAGAGGATGAGCACAGGCGCCGTGGTCTCCATCTGCCGCAGCAGGGCGGGCAGCTCGCCGACGGTGTGCCGGTGCAGCGATTGTTCGGGTGTCGAGACGCCGAGCGCCACCAGCGCGGGGGTGGTTTCAGGCAGGCCGGCCTCCATCAGCTTTTCCGACAGGTCGGCAAAGGTGCGTTTGCCCATGTAGACCACGGTGGTGGCCTCGCCGTCCGCCAGCGCCGCCATGTTGAGGTCGTCCGGCAGCCCGCCGGTCACGTCATGGCCGGTGATGAACTGCAGCCGCCGCGCCGTCTGGCGCCGGGTGAGCGGGATGTTGGCCGCCGCCGCTGCTGCCGAGGCCGCGGTGACGCCCGGCACGATTTCAAACCCGATGCCGGCTTCGCGCAGGGCAGTGATTTCTTCCTCCAGACGGCCGAAAACGCCGGAATCGCCGGATTTCAGCCGCACCACGCTGAGGCCGGAAGACGCGTAATCGACCAGCAGCTGGCTCACGTGGTCCTGCTTGGGCGAGGGGCGCCCGGCGCGCTTGCCGACGCCGACCAGATCCGCATCGGCGCGGGCGTGGCTCAGGATCGGGCCGGAGGACAGATCATCGAAAAGGATCGCATCCGCCGCCTCCAGCCGCTTGACCGCCTTGACGGTCAAGAGTTCCGGGTCGCCGGGGCCGGAAGAGACAAAGCTGACGAAACCGCTCATGCGCGCTCTCCGGTGATCAGGTGGAAGAAGGTGCCGGTGACATTGCCTTTGATGGAGCCGGTCTCGGGCACCGGGCCGCCGTCGGCATCCATGACATTGGCCAGCGGTGCGTCGGGTTCTTCGAGGATGGTGGAATAATGGAACTCATGCCCGCGCAGGGCGGTGCCCGCAGCGAAACCGGGCATACCGGCCTGCAGCACCGCGCGGCGGTAGCCGAGGTGGAACTTGCGCTTCTCGTAAGAGGTCACAAGGCCCAGCAGCCCGAGCATCCGGTGGCGGTTGCCGTCCTTGTCGATCAGCGCCTCGCCCAGGGCCATGTAGCCGCCGCATTCGCCATGCACCGGTTTGGTTTCCGCATGTCTGCGCAGGCCCCTGCGGAAGGTTTCCGCCGCCGCCAGGGTGCCGCCGTGCAGCTCCGGGTAGCCGCCGGGCAGCCAGACCAGATCAGCGTCCGCCGCCGGGGCTTCATCCGCCAGCGGCGAGAACGGCAGGATCTCGGCGCCGGCCGCGCGCCAGCCGGTCAGCAGGTGCGGGTAGGTGAAGGAAAACGCCGCATCGCGCGCCAGCGCAATCCGCTGGGCGGGCGGTTCCGGCAGGCTGGCCGCAGCAGGTGCCGGGCCCGCCAGGGCTGCGGATTTGATCGCTTCCAGATCCACATGTTCACGCAGGAAGGCCGCATAGCCCGCAATCGCAGCTTCCAGATCGGGATGCTCCACTGCCTGAATGAGGCCCAGATGGCGTTCCGGCAGGGTGAGGTCGCCGCGCCGCGGCAGGGAGCCAAGCACCTTGATGCCGGCCTTCTCCATCCCCAGCCGGGTCAGCCGTTCGTGCCGCGGGCTGGCCACCCGGTTCAGGATGACGCCGGCAAAGGGCAGCTCCGGGTCGTAGTTTTTGAACCCCAGCGCGGTTGCCGCAGCCGACTGCGCCTGACCGCCCACATCGACGACCAGAACGACCGGCCAGCCCATGCGCTTGGCGGTCTCGGCGGAGGAGCCGAAGCCCGACTGGCCGCGTGTCGCCACGCCGTCAAATAGCCCCATGGAGCCTTCGCCGATGCAGATTTCCGCACCTGCCGACTGGCCCGCGACCGCGTCCAGCAGCCCGCCGTCCATCGCCCAGGTGTCGAGATTGAAGCTCGGCCGCCTGGCCGCTGCCAGGTGGAAGGCGGGGTCGATGTAGTCCGGGCCGCTTTTGTAGGGCTGGACGGTCAGACCGTCCTCGGCCAGTGCCCGCAGCAGGCCCAGCATCACGGTGGTCTTGCCGGTGCCCGAGGACGGCGCCGAAATCATCAGTCCGGGAGGGGTCAAGTTTGTCATGGCCTTAGTCGTCCCCGTGGCTCCAGCTGGACCACGGG harbors:
- the cobF gene encoding precorrin-6A synthase (deacetylating) translates to MIELSLIGIGTGNPQHMTLQAIDALNAQDLILIPNKGAGKDDLAGLRRAICDRTIKGDGPKIVEFALPVRDEATKSYRQRVDDWHDAIAEIWWQNITAHLPAGGKAGFLVWGDPSLYDSTMRIAERLKKLAEIKLTVIPGITSIQALTAAHAIPVNEIGAPFTITTGRRLREDGWPDSADTLVIMLDGECSFQSIDPAGVEIFWTAYAGMENQISVAGPLSEAAEQIIEARAKARAAHGWIMDIYLLRKGGNAGHPADGGSEAG
- a CDS encoding CbtA family protein; the encoded protein is MFSRILTSGLFAGAAAGLITALLQLYFVQPVLLHAELYEGGELVHFGAAPVTAHPDLPGLFAEPMRDGLSIIFTMLTYTGYALVMAALMSVAERQGHVINARTGLLWGLAGFITFHFAPGLSLAPEVPGVAAADVGVRQVWWTVTVAAAGVAMWLIAFGGNLVSYLVAALLLMAPHIVGAPEPETFSGPVPTEIGALFAARAFGIGMAAWVLLGSFAGYFWQAEGKREAAAA
- a CDS encoding CbtB domain-containing protein produces the protein MTTKTLKASAAGTTVIPALFAVVLGLGIITLTGHVQASALHDAAHDVRHATGFPCH
- a CDS encoding DUF1636 domain-containing protein; translation: MSLPTLTLTLCRTCRGADPALPGQVSAALEAAGVDARLQQADCMSGCTRPQTLAVRQTGKTAYLFGEISAADLPDLLTFLQMYHESPDGNFADARPLGGLRFKAIARIPAGLS
- the cobA gene encoding uroporphyrinogen-III C-methyltransferase; protein product: MSGFVSFVSSGPGDPELLTVKAVKRLEAADAILFDDLSSGPILSHARADADLVGVGKRAGRPSPKQDHVSQLLVDYASSGLSVVRLKSGDSGVFGRLEEEITALREAGIGFEIVPGVTAASAAAAAANIPLTRRQTARRLQFITGHDVTGGLPDDLNMAALADGEATTVVYMGKRTFADLSEKLMEAGLPETTPALVALGVSTPEQSLHRHTVGELPALLRQMETTAPVLILYGPLAEPE
- a CDS encoding cobyrinate a,c-diamide synthase codes for the protein MTNLTPPGLMISAPSSGTGKTTVMLGLLRALAEDGLTVQPYKSGPDYIDPAFHLAAARRPSFNLDTWAMDGGLLDAVAGQSAGAEICIGEGSMGLFDGVATRGQSGFGSSAETAKRMGWPVVLVVDVGGQAQSAAATALGFKNYDPELPFAGVILNRVASPRHERLTRLGMEKAGIKVLGSLPRRGDLTLPERHLGLIQAVEHPDLEAAIAGYAAFLREHVDLEAIKSAALAGPAPAAASLPEPPAQRIALARDAAFSFTYPHLLTGWRAAGAEILPFSPLADEAPAADADLVWLPGGYPELHGGTLAAAETFRRGLRRHAETKPVHGECGGYMALGEALIDKDGNRHRMLGLLGLVTSYEKRKFHLGYRRAVLQAGMPGFAAGTALRGHEFHYSTILEEPDAPLANVMDADGGPVPETGSIKGNVTGTFFHLITGERA